A single region of the Candidatus Hydrogenedentota bacterium genome encodes:
- a CDS encoding GNAT family N-acetyltransferase, translated as MELHGSKCTLRPFRTEDAEELAIVANNRNIWRNLTSRFPHPYAIEDAQSFIARSSDESMAGRIFCIEVEGRVSGGIGCHRLEDAIHEHELEFGYWLAEPCWGRGIATEACKLMVDHIFSRFGVMRLQACVFGWNPASARVLEKNGFTLEGRLRKAVKKGDEYCDMLIYGLVR; from the coding sequence ATGGAATTGCACGGTTCCAAATGCACGCTGCGTCCGTTTCGCACGGAAGATGCCGAAGAATTGGCCATTGTGGCCAACAATAGGAACATCTGGCGCAATCTGACCAGCCGGTTTCCGCATCCCTATGCCATCGAAGACGCGCAGTCATTCATTGCACGCTCAAGTGACGAGTCCATGGCCGGTCGCATCTTCTGCATCGAGGTGGAAGGCCGTGTGTCGGGCGGAATCGGATGCCACCGCCTGGAAGACGCGATTCACGAGCATGAGTTGGAGTTCGGCTACTGGCTTGCAGAACCGTGTTGGGGAAGAGGAATCGCTACGGAAGCCTGCAAGCTCATGGTCGACCACATTTTCAGCCGTTTCGGTGTGATGCGTCTCCAAGCCTGTGTATTCGGCTGGAACCCGGCCTCCGCGAGGGTGCTTGAGAAGAACGGCTTTACCCTGGAAGGGCGTTTGCGGAAGGCCGTGAAGAAAGGAGACGAGTACTGCGATATGCTGATCTACGGCTTGGTTCGATAG
- a CDS encoding MmgE/PrpD family protein: MKNHTVSVFPSKVPLEKTHQLAWKIAAVAADAAPIDPAAQEMVINRIIDNASVALAAINRTP, translated from the coding sequence ATGAAGAACCATACCGTTTCGGTATTTCCCTCCAAGGTCCCCTTGGAAAAGACCCACCAGCTTGCGTGGAAGATTGCGGCGGTAGCAGCAGACGCCGCGCCCATCGACCCGGCCGCGCAGGAGATGGTTATCAACCGCATCATCGACAACGCGTCGGTGGCACTTGCGGCGATCAACCGGACTCC